Proteins encoded within one genomic window of Euzebyales bacterium:
- the ftsH gene encoding ATP-dependent zinc metalloprotease FtsH has product MNPTSRNRLLIGLLIALGLLWLLNPIAASEPLTYDEFRRAVASGDVASVTFTGQAIEGTWAESSDRAEGGFTSTLPPATVIGQNGIEDFLEDNDVEIDARVEGESLTSFLLLFGLPILLFFGLFWYLNRQARGQMGPLSRVGKSTARLWKPHEPTTRFNDIAGYREVKQEIKEVVDFLREPDRFRRAGAEVPKGMLLVGPPGTGKTLLAKATAGEAGVPFISVTGSDFMEMFVGVGASRVRDLFKTARENAPSIIFIDELDSIGRKRGAGLGGGHDEREQTLNQLLGEIDGFEGSEGVVIMAATNRPDVLDPALQRPGRFDRQIVVPLPTLEEREQILQVHTTGKPMSDDIDLAVLARGTPGMAGADLKNLINEAALIAVRDGSDEIRMRDVEAARERHTIGRERSSLRLDEKEKLAVAYHEGGHALAAFLDPEADPVYKVTVLPTGMALGVTQQLPIDERHIYLLSYLEAKIRVMLGGRAAEMVVLGQPTTGGQHDLVQATKLARAIVREYGMSEELGPIGYGSQQQV; this is encoded by the coding sequence GTGAATCCAACCAGTCGCAACCGGCTGCTGATCGGCCTGCTGATCGCGCTCGGTCTGCTGTGGCTGCTCAACCCGATCGCGGCGAGTGAGCCGTTGACATATGACGAGTTCCGTCGCGCGGTCGCCAGTGGAGACGTCGCGTCGGTCACCTTCACGGGCCAGGCGATCGAAGGCACCTGGGCGGAATCGAGCGACCGCGCCGAGGGCGGGTTCACCTCGACGCTGCCGCCGGCAACGGTCATCGGCCAGAACGGCATCGAGGACTTTCTCGAGGACAACGACGTCGAGATCGACGCTCGGGTCGAGGGCGAGAGCCTGACGTCGTTCCTGCTGCTGTTCGGCCTGCCGATCCTGCTGTTCTTCGGGTTGTTCTGGTACCTCAACCGGCAGGCCCGGGGACAGATGGGTCCCCTGTCGCGGGTCGGCAAATCCACGGCGCGGCTGTGGAAGCCGCACGAGCCCACGACGCGGTTCAACGACATCGCCGGCTACCGCGAGGTCAAGCAGGAGATCAAGGAGGTCGTCGACTTCCTGCGCGAGCCCGATCGGTTCCGCCGTGCCGGTGCGGAGGTGCCCAAGGGCATGCTGCTCGTCGGGCCGCCCGGAACGGGCAAGACGCTGTTGGCCAAGGCGACCGCGGGTGAGGCCGGGGTGCCGTTCATCTCTGTCACGGGCTCGGACTTCATGGAGATGTTCGTCGGCGTCGGCGCCAGCCGCGTCCGCGACCTGTTCAAGACAGCGCGCGAGAACGCGCCGTCGATCATCTTCATCGACGAGCTCGACTCGATCGGCCGCAAGCGGGGGGCCGGCCTCGGCGGAGGCCACGATGAACGCGAGCAGACGCTGAACCAGCTGCTCGGAGAGATCGACGGCTTCGAGGGGTCAGAGGGCGTGGTCATCATGGCCGCGACCAACCGCCCCGACGTGCTGGATCCTGCGCTGCAGCGGCCAGGACGGTTCGATCGCCAGATCGTGGTGCCCCTGCCCACGCTCGAGGAGCGTGAGCAGATCCTCCAGGTCCACACCACGGGCAAGCCGATGTCCGACGACATCGATCTCGCGGTCCTCGCGCGGGGGACGCCCGGCATGGCCGGCGCCGACCTGAAGAACCTGATCAACGAGGCCGCGCTCATCGCCGTGCGCGACGGCTCCGACGAGATCCGGATGCGCGACGTCGAGGCGGCCCGCGAGCGCCACACCATCGGCCGCGAGCGGTCGAGCCTGCGGCTGGACGAGAAGGAGAAGCTGGCTGTCGCCTACCACGAGGGCGGCCACGCGCTGGCGGCGTTCCTCGATCCCGAGGCCGACCCCGTCTACAAGGTGACCGTGCTGCCGACCGGCATGGCGCTGGGCGTGACCCAGCAGCTGCCGATCGACGAGCGTCACATCTACCTGTTGAGCTACCTGGAGGCCAAGATCCGCGTGATGCTCGGCGGCCGCGCCGCCGAGATGGTCGTGCTCGGCCAGCCGACGACCGGCGGCCAGCACGATCTGGTGCAGGCGACGAAGCTAGCCCGCGCGATCGTGCGCGAGTACGGGATGAGCGAGGAGCTCGGCCCGATCGGCTACGGCAGCCAGCAGCAGGTG
- a CDS encoding DUF427 domain-containing protein, which translates to MARRIVCAGRTVVDTTDAVRVLETSHPPTWYMPVAALRGAHLAMTACSTWCEFNGRASYGDIVGPDRTVLAPWCRVVVSATGPGVSSNLTDGALSIRIGWTGA; encoded by the coding sequence GTGGCGCGGCGGATCGTGTGTGCCGGCAGGACCGTCGTCGACACGACCGACGCCGTGCGCGTGCTCGAGACGAGCCATCCGCCGACCTGGTACATGCCGGTCGCGGCGCTGCGCGGCGCGCACCTGGCGATGACCGCGTGCAGCACCTGGTGCGAGTTCAACGGCCGGGCGTCGTACGGCGACATCGTCGGTCCCGACCGCACCGTCCTCGCCCCCTGGTGCCGCGTGGTTGTATCGGCAACCGGCCCAGGGGTTTCGAGCAACTTGACGGACGGTGCCCTGTCCATCCGCATCGGGTGGACAGGCGCCTAG